ATAAAAAGGACATTTTATGGTTTCTCTATCAAACCCATTAACGTCTGTTACACAGCAATCGGAtcctagaaatgaattgtgaaaTTGCCATGCCTAAAAAcaattcattgattttttttaaaaattgaaatcatGCAGAAACGTCAAGTGTAGTTTTGAATcaaataattatatgaaatatgaacTCTGTACAAAATTACTTTATTGGTGAGTTTTTGACATATGTCCGTCTTAAGGGAATATTAAGGTCTCTCAGTTCCTCTTCCGTCCGCGCAGGAAGAAATCCGTAGTGATCATACACGCTCTGACACTCTTTGTCAATAAGCTGAACATCAGAGAATCCCATTTTATGGCGCCATTTTTGTACGTGTTCTGAGGAGTTTGCACGCTTGCTACAAATGGCACAGCTGTCCACACCAGTACTAGTGATACTTCTGATATAGTCACGGACCACCGGGTTAAAGTTCATGCCGGTGAAGTCATACAGTGATTTAGAGGTTTGTATGGGACTAGACGCCAGGTCCTCATAGTACAGGCGCATAACACGGCCCGGATACCGGGTACGGTATAGCTCCGAGTAATAGAAGTCACTCTCCATTGCACCGCATTTCTGCTTAGCAAATCCTCTATTATATTTCGTTGTATTTGCCAAAGAATCTGAAAGAAGAAGCGATAACGATTAATAATAGAATATTTTGTATCTGTAAGTTTTCTAAAAAATAAAGGGGGCTGTAAATTTCCATAGCTACAAGGAAATTCACAAAGGCTTTGTAAGATAGTCTTTCTTCGTCTGAAATTCCATGTTCTGAAGTATTTCAATCTTGAGAAATCACTGCAGGTATATATGCTGAAGCATGTCAGGCATTGCTTTTGCAAACGTAAGCGAAATATGATAAATTGAGTCAACTTTGTCTTACCGTCGTGATTTCTACACAGATTTAATTCGATCAATCATTTacctttgatatttttcaaatttatcatGCAATTAATTAGATAGTAAACGTGATGTATaaagtataataaaaatatcattttgatgCGTTTTCAACATTATATGAATACAATTACTTATCCCGTATAAACGTTTTATATAGAACATTGACATTTAAGAACGGCAGATGGATTAGATCTGTCAGGTTTCTTGACATGCTTTTATAAAGTTCCTGAAGACAAGCATGTATCACGTATCCACTCTTCATACACAGGTAAGAAATTCAAGGGATTTGTCTTTCTCATATGCCAATGTGACGACCATGATCTGAGATGGGCAACAATTGCACGAAGATCAAAAGAATTTCAATAGACAGATGATGATTGGTTGAAAAAGATGAATTGGTTTGTGGtgtaattttcataattatccTTGCGTGTTTATGCGTTAAGGATCTCGGGGAACATTATTCTATCAAATGAAAGTTAAGGTATGCTTGAAATACAAAAAGTTGGTGCATCGAACTTCGATGTAGATTTCGTGCTCCTCTTGCGATGCTTAGAAAGTTTTGAAGACATGAGAAATGAACACATTGTCTGAATACCATGAGAAGGAATTGATAAACCTACACTTTAATTCCGACAATCTGAAATTTTACATCCACACCAGACGGGTTTTTTGTTACACCAGATAAACAGAAGAGATGGACCGCATTTAGAAAGGCTAGGCGGTAATATGTTTGAAACTTTTCTCTCTCTCGGTGATCCAACTTCAAGGTCTCTGTTCGTTTTTCTTTTGCATCATTAAATACCATGATAATTGATGCACGTGCATCAATTGTAGTTATAGCAAATCAAGTTAAGCAGCACTTTATTGACGCAGTCTGCTATTTCATGTGAGGCAAGAAATCACGTGGTAAAACAAAACATCATATTGCGGTCTATACAAGATGTGCAATATCCGGTCACTATGGAGGcatgtaattatttacaattattgacaATTTGAAGTCAAAAGCAGTGATTTAGCAACGTGTCGAGTTAAAAAGAAATAGCACATTTTCAATCACTGTAAAGCTAGATCAACGGGTGAAATAATTGATGGAAATTTTTGTACATACCTATTGAGTTAACTTGAGCCCTCGGATCCCGAACCAGATGAATGACTTTTAGATTCGGGTATCTCTTCAGATAAACCTCAGCATAAAGCATAGGGATCCTAATTGTTTTAATGGCCCGGAACTTGGACTTTTGGCACATTTCCTTCAGTTCTACTCCACAGAGTTGAGCTGATAGTCTTTTGTTGATCTTCTGCCCTGTTTTATTCACATAGCACTGAATGAATCGATTGGTCTTATTTCCAAATGTCTGGAATCCATGAACTAAAGTTCTAAAGTCAAGGGCAGACAAATCACAGTCGAAGTACGAATTCATGATTGTGAATGAGCGGTTGTAGAATTGTGGCTTGTCAATATTTCTGTAAATAATCA
Above is a genomic segment from Ostrea edulis chromosome 3, xbOstEdul1.1, whole genome shotgun sequence containing:
- the LOC125675960 gene encoding carbohydrate sulfotransferase 1-like gives rise to the protein MIKKRWKRVVLTLGLIIATAHLYLSLFAVQERTFIREGRRLDSYVIRGISTLQPPKVTGHAVVAINMDGGIFYRLNETLSTRNPNLPASADMISNVTHSTRHTPHTLKIASVDNDKVIQILIIAYIRSGSSLTGDILQQDPDSFYVYEPLHFTEKMGKKIKKVQLLNGKFVNIDKPQFYNRSFTIMNSYFDCDLSALDFRTLVHGFQTFGNKTNRFIQCYVNKTGQKINKRLSAQLCGVELKEMCQKSKFRAIKTIRIPMLYAEVYLKRYPNLKVIHLVRDPRAQVNSIDSLANTTKYNRGFAKQKCGAMESDFYYSELYRTRYPGRVMRLYYEDLASSPIQTSKSLYDFTGMNFNPVVRDYIRSITSTGVDSCAICSKRANSSEHVQKWRHKMGFSDVQLIDKECQSVYDHYGFLPARTEEELRDLNIPLRRTYVKNSPIK